A single window of Ischnura elegans chromosome 8, ioIscEleg1.1, whole genome shotgun sequence DNA harbors:
- the LOC124164066 gene encoding EKC/KEOPS complex subunit TP53RK isoform X1, giving the protein MEFFLGFATNIMEILPECKLLKQGAEAKIYVGDFMGRSAVLKERFVKKYRHPVLDDRITKDRIKAETRAIMKCKAAGISTPALYMVDIVKRFILMEKIAGITVKEYIKTMEEEFQNSSEREAIQTKLKHLGNDIGMMVGCLHASSIVHGDLTSSNILMRGDQLHENDVGDGDKLCGKVVPRSGWQRLVLIDFGLSRTDPNTEDKGVDIYVLERALLSTHPHVAEDIIFPAFLEGYIRKGGKSSKDVLAKYEEVRMRGRKRTMVG; this is encoded by the exons AT GGAATTTTTCCTGGGTTTTGCTACTAATATAATGGAAATTCTACCGGAATGTAAATTGTTAAAGCAAGGGGCTGAAGCTAAAATTTACGTCGGTGATTTTATGGGACGTTCAGCTGTGTTGAAAGAGAGATTTGTGAAAAAATACCGTCACCCTGTTTTGGATGACAGGATTACGAAGGACCGCATCAAAGCAGAAACTCGGGCTATAATGAAATGCAAAGCTGCAG GTATATCAACTCCGGCATTGTACATGGTTGATATTGTCAAGAGATTTATTCTCATGGAGAAAATTGCAGGAATTACAGTTAAAGAATACATAAAAACCATGGAAGAGGAGTTTCAAAATTCGAGTGAGAGGGAGGCCATCCAAACCAAGTTGAAGCATTTAGGTAATGACATAGGAATGATGGTCGGTTGTTTACATGCCTCTAGTATTGTTCATGGGGACTTGACGTCTTCTAACATTCTAATGCGGGGGGATCAACTCCATGAAAATGACGTTGGTGATGGAGACAAATTGTGTGGCAAGGTTGTGCCTAGAAGTGGTTGGCAAAGGCTAGTGTTAATCGATTTTGGCCTAAGCAGAACGGACCCGAATACTGAGGATAAGGGCGTCGATATTTACGTTTTAGAGCGAGCTCTTTTGAGCACACATCCTCATGTTGCTGAAGATATCATTTTTCCTGCATTTCTTGAGGGATATATTCGTAAAGGAGGTAAAAGTAGTAAAGATGTGCTGGCCAAATATGAAGAGGTCCGAATGCGAGGGCGAAAAAGGACTATGGTTGGATAA
- the LOC124164066 gene encoding EKC/KEOPS complex subunit TP53RK isoform X2 has protein sequence MEILPECKLLKQGAEAKIYVGDFMGRSAVLKERFVKKYRHPVLDDRITKDRIKAETRAIMKCKAAGISTPALYMVDIVKRFILMEKIAGITVKEYIKTMEEEFQNSSEREAIQTKLKHLGNDIGMMVGCLHASSIVHGDLTSSNILMRGDQLHENDVGDGDKLCGKVVPRSGWQRLVLIDFGLSRTDPNTEDKGVDIYVLERALLSTHPHVAEDIIFPAFLEGYIRKGGKSSKDVLAKYEEVRMRGRKRTMVG, from the exons ATGGAAATTCTACCGGAATGTAAATTGTTAAAGCAAGGGGCTGAAGCTAAAATTTACGTCGGTGATTTTATGGGACGTTCAGCTGTGTTGAAAGAGAGATTTGTGAAAAAATACCGTCACCCTGTTTTGGATGACAGGATTACGAAGGACCGCATCAAAGCAGAAACTCGGGCTATAATGAAATGCAAAGCTGCAG GTATATCAACTCCGGCATTGTACATGGTTGATATTGTCAAGAGATTTATTCTCATGGAGAAAATTGCAGGAATTACAGTTAAAGAATACATAAAAACCATGGAAGAGGAGTTTCAAAATTCGAGTGAGAGGGAGGCCATCCAAACCAAGTTGAAGCATTTAGGTAATGACATAGGAATGATGGTCGGTTGTTTACATGCCTCTAGTATTGTTCATGGGGACTTGACGTCTTCTAACATTCTAATGCGGGGGGATCAACTCCATGAAAATGACGTTGGTGATGGAGACAAATTGTGTGGCAAGGTTGTGCCTAGAAGTGGTTGGCAAAGGCTAGTGTTAATCGATTTTGGCCTAAGCAGAACGGACCCGAATACTGAGGATAAGGGCGTCGATATTTACGTTTTAGAGCGAGCTCTTTTGAGCACACATCCTCATGTTGCTGAAGATATCATTTTTCCTGCATTTCTTGAGGGATATATTCGTAAAGGAGGTAAAAGTAGTAAAGATGTGCTGGCCAAATATGAAGAGGTCCGAATGCGAGGGCGAAAAAGGACTATGGTTGGATAA